One window from the genome of Equus quagga isolate Etosha38 chromosome 6, UCLA_HA_Equagga_1.0, whole genome shotgun sequence encodes:
- the ZNF782 gene encoding zinc finger protein 782, with product MHTEPQFSTLAQEPQKMNIPQVSVSFKDVTVEFTQEEWRQMDSAQRTLYRDVMLENYSHLVSVGYCFTKPELIFTLEQGDDPWLLKKEFLSRSSPEESQREDLSEKSLENQGKHLWQVLFTNKSLTTEQEISRKPCNLDINIFPARTMPCKFDTTRPAYFHLSSLAPHCQYSRKKVHELNVCEKWLLSIKDGRANTGEKSFVYSKNVKPFGHKEEVSQHQTIQTLQKAFEYNEYEKAFLEKTALMTSKSTHSKVKHKFGEKQCDKSTLIVSPNSPPEEKSHCEFNEFHQCTENRNNFSRLTQRADIEGKSFSQKSHIREHQKIHIAVKPFEYGKNFSQNSALPVHQRTHTTDKSPDLDTCTETLGYQSTFNIHQRTHIMVKSYECNECGRSCCMNLHLIQPQKSHTGEKPHECHECGKAFSEKSRLRKHQRTHTGEKPYKCDGCEKAFSAKSGLRIHQRTHTGEKPFECNECGKSFNYKSILIVHQRTHTGEKPFECNECGKSFSHMSGLRNHWRTHTGERPYKCDECGKAFKLKSGLRKHHRTHTGEKPYKCNQCGKAFGQKSQLRGHHRIHTGEKPYKCSHCGEAFSQKSNLRVHHRTHTGEKPYKCDECGKTFRQKSNLRGHQRTHTGEKPYECNECGKAFSEKSVLRKHQRTHTGEKPYNCNHCGEAFSQKSNLRVHQRTHTGEKPHKCDKCGKTFSQKSSLREHQKAHTGN from the exons GTATCAGTGTCATTCAAAGACGTGACTGTGGAGTTCACCCAGGAGGAGTGGCGGCAGATGGACTCTGCACAGAGGACCCTGtacagagatgtgatgctggagaactacaGCCACCTCGTCTCCGTGG GGTACTGTTTTACGAAACCAGAACTGATCTTCACATTGGAACAAGGAGATGATCCATGgttattaaagaaagaatttctaaGCAGAAGCTCCCCAG aagAATCCCAACGTGAGGATCTCTCAGAGAAGAGCCTAGAAAACCAAGGCAAACATTTGTGGCAAGTTTTATTCACCAACAAATCATTGACTACAGAGcaagaaatttcaagaaaacCATGCAATCTGGACATAAACATTTTTCCTGCAAGAACAATGCCCTGTAAATTTGACACTACAAGGCCTGCTTACTTTCATCTCAGCTCATTGGCCCCACACTGTCAGTATTCAAGAAAGAAGGTTCATGAGCTTAATGTATGTGAGAAATGGCTTCTCAGTATTAAGGATGGCAGAGCTAATACTGGAGAGAAATCTTTTGTTTATAGTAAAAATGTGAAACCCTTTGGTCATAAAGAGGAAGTTAGTCAGCACCAGACAATTCAGACTTTGCAGAAAGCTTTTGAatataatgaatatgaaaaagCTTTCCTTGAAAAGACTGCCCTCATGACATCTAAGAGTACCCACTCAAAAGTGAAACACAAATTTGGGGAAAAGCAATGTGATAAATCAACCCTTATAGTCTCTCCTAACAGTCCTCCAGAGGAGAAGAGTCACTGTGAGTTTAATGAATTCCATCAGTGtactgaaaacagaaataatttcagtAGGCTCACTCAAAGAGCTGACATAGAAGGGAAATCTTTCAGCCAAAAATCACACATTAGAgaacatcagaaaattcatatAGCGGTAAAACCTTTTGAATATGGAAAGAATTTCAGCCAGAATTCAGCCCTCCCAGTGCAtcagagaactcatacaacagACAAATCCCCTGATCTTGACACATGTACAGAGACATTGGGTTACCAGTCAACTTTTAATatacatcagagaactcacataATGGTGAAATCCTATGAGTGTAATGAATGTGGAAGATCCTGCTGTATGAATTTACACCTGATTCAGCCTCAGAAAagtcacacaggagagaaaccgcATGAATGTCATGAatgtggaaaagctttcagtgAGAAGTCACGCCTAAGGaaacatcagagaactcacacaggagagaaaccctataaatgtgatGGCTGTGAGAAAGCTTTCAGTGCAAAGTCAGGCCTAAGAatacatcagagaactcacacaggggagaaaccctttgaatgtaatgaatgtgggaaatctttcaACTATAAGTCAATCCTAATAgtacatcagagaactcacacaggggagaaaccctttgaatgtaatgaatgtggaaaatctTTCAGCCACATGTCAGGCCTAAGGAATCATTGGAGAACTCACACAGGGGAAAGACCATATAAATGTGATGAATGTGGGAAGGCTTTCAAACTGAAGTCTGGTCTAAGAAAACATCATCGAACTCACACAGGGGAGAAGCCCTATAAATGTAATCAATGTGGAAAAGCTTTCGGTCAGAAATCACAACTCAGAGGACATCATAGAAttcacacaggggagaaaccttataaatgtaGTCATTGTGGGGAAGCTTTCAGCCAGAAATCAAACCTCAGAGTACATCACAGAactcacactggggagaaaccctataaatgtgatGAGTGTGGAAAAACTTTCAGGCAGAAATCAAATCTCAGAGGACATCAGAGGActcacacaggggagaaaccttatgagtgtaatgaatgtggaaaagcttTTAGTGAGAAGTCAGTCCtaagaaaacatcaaagaactcacacaggagagaaaccctataattGTAATCACTGTGGAGAAGCTTTCAGCCAGAAGTCAAATCTAAGAGtgcatcagagaactcacacaggggagaaaccccACAAATGTGATAAATGTGGGAAAACTTTCAGCCAGAAATCAAGCCTTAGAGAACATCAGAAAGCCCACACAGGGAATTAA